The following are encoded in a window of Candidatus Hydrogenedentota bacterium genomic DNA:
- a CDS encoding type II toxin-antitoxin system RelE/ParE family toxin — translation MRVDWSPLALRRVNQIIDRIAKHNVRAAQNWIGQLLDTVELLGQFPRRGRRLNTIKNAEIRHIWVGMYRVIYTIDRDWVQVLTVRHGMQRELRRYRRR, via the coding sequence ATGCGCGTTGATTGGTCTCCGCTCGCCTTACGCCGCGTAAATCAAATCATTGACCGTATCGCTAAACACAATGTGCGCGCGGCACAGAACTGGATCGGCCAACTACTGGACACGGTCGAGTTGCTCGGACAATTCCCCAGACGCGGCCGCCGCCTGAATACAATTAAGAACGCCGAAATCCGGCACATATGGGTTGGCATGTATCGCGTAATTTACACGATTGACCGCGACTGGGTGCAAGTCCTTACCGTTCGCCACGGCATGCAACGCGAATTA
- a CDS encoding type II toxin-antitoxin system Phd/YefM family antitoxin: MKSASLNIEKLPHCEIRDESKSLVARMNRSGRPVVVTHRGKQTAIAMGISKYESMVEEIETLRDIQTALQQIKQGKAIPHAVVAQKLKKRLDHAR; this comes from the coding sequence ATGAAAAGCGCTAGTCTGAATATCGAAAAGCTTCCACACTGTGAAATCAGGGACGAGTCCAAATCCCTTGTTGCCCGCATGAACCGAAGCGGGCGGCCCGTTGTCGTCACACATCGGGGAAAACAGACCGCGATTGCCATGGGAATTTCTAAATACGAGTCGATGGTCGAAGAAATTGAAACCCTTCGTGACATTCAGACCGCGCTGCAGCAAATCAAACAGGGTAAAGCCATCCCGCACGCAGTCGTCGCCCAAAAGCTAAAAAAACGACTGGACCATGCGCGTTGA